The genomic region GCCGAGCAGCTGGGCGACGGTGGAACGCCCCCAGTCGACGGCATCCCTTGCCCGCTGGCCGGCCGCATGAACGCTCGACGCGTTGGCAAATTCCTCTGAGAGGTACGCCCACATGGCCCGAAGGACCTCGTCTGGCATCCGCGTTGTTGCCGCGTTATCGAGATACAGCACTAGGGCGCACCCGTAATCACGATGTCAAGCCCAAGGTCAAGTGCACGAGCGCTGTGTGTCAGAGCCCCGACCGAGATAACGTCGACGCCCGTTGCGGCAATCTCACCAACGGTCACAAGGTTCACGCCTCCGCTCGCCTCAACCAGCGCGCGCCCAGCGATCTGTGTCACCCCGGCGCGCAGATCCTCCAAGGAGAAATTGTCGAGCATGATCGTATCGATGCGAGCGGCGAGAACGGCCTCAACCTGGTCGAGCCGATCAACCTCGACCTCGATATGAGTGGTGTGACCAACGGATTGGCGGAGGCTGACCAGCGCCTCGGTGACGCCAAGCCCGCGTTGCTGCTGCAACACCGCGAGGTGATTATCTTTCACCATGACCGCATCGGAAAGCCCAAAACGGTGGTTCGATCCGCCGCCGCAGGCGACGGCGTATTTTTCGGCCGCCCGCAGACCTGGGGTGGTCTTTCGCGTGTCGGCGATGCGGGCCGCTGTGCCGGCGACCGCCGCAACGTAGGCGGATGTGAGCGTCGCCACTCCGCTCATCCGCTGCACAAAGTTCAGGCCAACGCGTTCTGCGGTGAGCAGCGGGCGGGCAGGGCCGCTGACCGTAGCCAGCACGTCCCCAGACGAGAAGGTGTCTCCATCCGCGACCAAACGTTCAACCAGGAGCGACTGATCGCAGAGCTCAAACGCCCGCGCAAAGACCGCGCCACCGCTCATGACTCCTGGCTCTCTCGCAACAAGCTGAGCTGAGGCCTGCGCCCCGACGGGGATCACGGCCTCAGCGGTGATGTCACCCCATGGTGCGTCTTCGCGCAGCGCCCGGTCGACGATCTCGGTAACGATGGTGGGGGTCAGCATTAGGCGCTCCTTGAGAGGTGGCGGTCGGCTCGGCTCAGCCGGTCGACACGATTGAGATCACACACGTTTCTGGTTGCCGGGTATGGTGCGGAGAATATGTAATTCCGGCTGAACGCCTTGGCCGGATCACTCTGCCGCGCGTCGGTGCGAAGGTGGGCACCTCGCGATTCATCCCGCTCGCTCGCCGCAACGGCAATAAGGTGGCCGAGGGTCGCGAGGTTCAGCAGTTCCATGGATGCCGTGGCTCCGGACACCCGGCCGGCCTGGTCCTGACCATGCTGGGACTCGATGCTCAGCGCGGCTGCCCATTCGCCGAGGCGCGTTGCCGCGCGGCCAAGGCCGTTGCCGTCCCGCGCCAGTCCGACCTCCGACCACATGAGCTCACGGACGTCACAGGCGGTTGGCTCCATGCCGAGGACTGCCGGCGGAAGCGCGCAGACCGATGCCGGTTCGCCACCGTCGAAATGATCGTCGCGATGGCCACCCGTTGCGGCGGCGACGCCAGCCCTCCTGCCGAAGACAACCGCTTCAAGGAGCGAATTAGACGCGAGCCGGTTGGCTCCGTGGACACCGGTATTTGCTGCCTCACCCGCCGCAAACAGGCCGGGAATGGAGGTGCGCCCGTCATGATCGGTGCGGATGCCTCCCATCCAATAGTGCGCGGCAGGGGTCACGGGAATAGGCTCACGCGCCCAGTCAAAACCGTTCTCCGCGCAGACACGGTTAATGGTGGGAAACCGAGTCGCCAGGTACGCAGCGGCCTTCGGCTCCCCGAGGCCAGGGGCACGAAGCATCACAGGGCGACCGCCCTGCTCTGCCATGACCGTCGCGATTGTGCGAGCCACAACATCCCGAGGCGCGAGTTCGGCGGCTGGGTGGGCATCAACCATAAAACGATGACCCCGCTCATCAACAAGGACTGCGCCTGCCCCGCGAACGGCTTCAGACACGAGAAAGTTTCCCTCCACGGCGAGGGCCGTCGGGTGAAACTGGTAAAACTCAAGATCGCAAAGGACGGCACCTGCCCTCGCCGCTGCCGCGACCCCGTCACCGGTTGCGATGGCTGGGTTGGTTGTGTGCGAGTAGAGCTGCCCTGCGCCGCCGGTTGCCAGCACAACGGCCGAGGCGTCGAGCACCTCGCGCGTTCCATCATCCGCAAGCAGCTCTACCCCAGCGGCACGGCCATCCTTCAGCCGAATATCAGCCACGTAGCGGTATTCGAGCACGCTCACCCTGCCCTCGCGGATGCGCTGCGCAAGAGCAGTCTCAATCACCGCCCCGGTTGCGTCGCCTCCGGCATGCACAATTCGATGCCGAGAGTGGGCCGCCTCAAGCCCGCGAGCGAGGTTTCCTGAGGCATCCCTGTCGAACGCAACACCGAGCCCGATGAGGTCGTGGATTCGCTGGGGCCCCTCGGCCGTGAGAACCCTTGCCGCTGATGCTCGCACCAGCCCGTTGCCCGCCGCGAGCGTGTCCATCAGGTGCCGTTCGGCCGAATCGTCGTCGCCGAGCGCAGCGGCAATACCGCCCTGTGCGGCGAACGTATTCGACATCTCAAGCGCGGCCTTCGTCACCATCGTGACGTCATCGAAGTCGGCAGCGGCAAGTGCTGCGGTGATTCCGGCAAGCCCGCTCCCAACGACGACAATCACGGCTTTGCCGCCAGCATCCGTTCGAGGGCAAGGAGCGAGCCCTCGCTCACGCTCTCGTCGACGCTGATACGGTTCACCACTTCGCCAGCGAGCAAACGCTCGAGCGTCCAAGCGAGGTATCCGGGGTGGATGCGGTACATCGTTGAGCACGGGCATACCACCGGGTCGAGGCAAAAGATGGTGTGCTGCGGATACTGCGTCGCGAGGCGCTGCACAAGGTTGATCTCGGTGCCAATCGCAAAGGTCGTGCCGTCGGGTGCCGCAGCGATTGCCTTCGTGATGTAGTCGGTCGAGCCGCTCTCGTCTGCGGCGTCAACAACATCCATAGGGCATTCTGGATGAACCACAACACGTACGCCCGGGTGCTCAGCCCTCGCTTGCTCAATCTGGGCCACGCTAAATCGCTTGTGGACCGAGCAGAACCCGTTCCAGAGAATAACCTTCGCCTCGTTGAGCTGTTGCTCGGTATTGCCTCCGAGTTCGCGGTTGGGGTTCCACATCGGCATCTGTTCGAGCGGAATTCCCATGGCCTTCGCCGTATTGCGGCCAAGATGCTGGTCGGGAAAAAACACCACCCGCTGACCGCGCTCGAATGCCCATTCCAGAACGGTATGCGCATTCGAGGAGGTGCAGACGATGCCCCCTCGCTTGCCGCAGAAATCTTTGATGGCGGCGGATGAGTTCATGTAGGTGACGGGGATAACTGGCACCCGACCCTGCTCGTCGGGCTCTGTCCCATAGAGAGCCTCGAGATCGGCCCAGCAGTCTTCGACCTGGTCAATGTTTGCCATATCGGCCATCGAGCAGCCTGCCGCGAGGTTTGGCAGGATAACTGCCTGCTGGGGCTTGGAGAGAATATCAGCGGTCTCCGCCATAAAGTGCACACCGCAGAAGATGATGGCTTCGGCCTGCGGTTGCGTGGTTGCTGCCCTGGCGAGCTGGAACGAGTCACCAACAAAGTCGGCAAATTTCACGACCTCGTCTCGCTGGTAAAAGTGCCCAAGAATCAGTACGCGGTCCCCGAGCGCCTGTTTGGCATCCCAAATGCGGCGTTCGAGTTCCGCCTCGGTCGCGACGGTGTATTCGTCTGGCAGTTTGCCCTGGCGCGGGGCACCAAGCGGGATGAGATCGGCGACGGATGCGCCAGGTCCGTATGTGGAGGCGGGGCGCTGGTCAATCGACCACGGGTCCCTCGCGAGATCGGTATCGCATGTGCTGACGCTCGGCGCGGCCCCCGCCGTCCGAAGATTGATCGGTCGGCCGCTGTGGCTGTCAGTGCGTGGTTCGTGAATGCTGCGAATCAGTTCGTCTACCGACGTCATGATGATCTCCTTGTATCGGATGCCGCGTGGTCGACATCACTGAAGCTGTACAGTTTTGCGGGGCGGTACCCGACGCCGGTCTCGACTCGACCGGTCTCGCGAAGATGCCCGCTCGCAAGCGCTTGGCGGCGGAAGTTGGCGGGATCTGATTGCTTGCCAAGGACCGCTTCGTAGACGACCCTGAGTTGCGCAAGGGTGAACGATTCGCCAAGAAACCGGTAGGCAACCGTTGAATACTCGGTCTTGTTGCGGAGCCTCCACAGCGCGTAGTTGACGATGTCAGCGTGATCAAACGCTAGGTCCGGCAGGCTGTCGGCGGAGAACCAAGCGACGTTACTGAGCTGTCCGTTCCCGAGCTGTCCGCTACTGCGCTGTGCCGCTGCTGGCTCCGAGACGGTTTGGACGCCGGTATCGCCGGCGATCTCGTCGTTTGTGAGCAGCGCCCAGTAGGCAATTGTGACAAGTCGTTGGTCGGAGGCCGACCGCTCCGGCTCGCCAAAGGCATACAGCTGTTCGAGGTAGCGCGGGCTGGCGCCTGTTGTGTCAGCAAGCGTGCGCCGCGAGGTATCCGAAAGTGATTCGTTCCAGGTGAGCGGCCCGCCGGGCAGGGCCCACTGCCCCCGAAACGGGTCTCTGGTTCGCCGGACGAGCGGCAGCCACAGGGTGATGTTGTGCGGCTCGCTTTCGGAGGGATGAGGATTGGCACCTTCAGCTGGCGGCCGCAGTGCAAACGCGACGGTTGATACGGCAACGCGCGGCGGAAGGAACCGACGCTCACTCACGTTTGCCGCTGCGTAATCCATGAAAACTCCCGCGTTTTGCGCGTCTTCAGCGAAAACGGCTACTTATAGTCAAGATGACTTTAAGTAGGGTACGCGCTTTTCTCCCCGCGCGCTACTCATCGTCGGTGTTGGCCACGAGTTGCCTGAGACCCACAAGGCCACGCGCCATGACACGGCGATGCGCCCACCGGAACAGCGGGTCAAGGAACCAGGCCGATACCACCATCCACCGCCGGGTTGCCACCACACACCAGGTGACTCGAACTCGCGTATGGTTCCCATCAACCGGCATGAGCTCAACACGCCCCTCGCCAACAAGATCGCCGGCGCTTGTCGCCACGAGCAGTTTCGGGGCCTCAACCACGGCAACCACCAACCGCTCTCGAAGCGTATAGCCAACGGGGCTTACGACCGAAAGCTGGGCCACAGCACCCTCGATCAACCCCGCCGGCCCGACCGAGAGCGTCACGCCCCGCCACCACGGCGTCAGATTCTCAGCTGGCCCCGTCGCAACCGCGCGCCAGACGCGATCTCGCGACGCATTCAACTCCCATTCGGTGACAAAACCATACTCGCGAGACATGCACAGAGCCTAACCCAAACCCTTTGGCAAAAAATACTCAACGTCACGTGTATTTCTACTGAAAAACCGGGAGTTTACGGGGTATGTTGTCTCATGTGAGTATCACGATCGACAGTAGGGGCGACTTCATCGTCACTCCGCCACCCCAGACTTCGCCACGGCTCAACACCTCCGCGCTCACCCACGAATGGGTTGCGGCTGAAATCACCGACGCGCAGGCGATGCTCGCACCTGACCACGGCATCCACCTCAGAACTCGACTCGCACCGCCACAGCTATGGGCGATCGGGCTTATCCTCTGCCCACTGACGGCACTCGCAGTCGCCGCGCTCGTGTGGGGCAAGACACCAATCGCCGTCGCTATCCCCGTGCTTGCCGCGTTCGCCGCCTACCTGTTTGCAGCCCTGACCGTCTGGCCCTATCGACCTCAGCGCAAGCGCTGGGTCATGCTCGCAACGTTTGCAGCTGAAAATGATGCAGCGATGACGCTCACGGCAGGCGGCAAACCATCCGCCGGCAGCCTATCCAACAGAACGTTTCACGGGCCCCTTCGGCTCGCAGGCTTCGAGAGCACGTTTGGGCGGCCGGTAGAAGCGTTCACCGCCAGTGGGTGGACGATAGTCACGATCCCCGTCACCTCGGCAATCCCCCACTTCGCGGTCAGCGCCAAATACAACGAGACAACCCTGCACCTTCGACGAGCACTCCCGCGATTTCAGGTCGCGGAGTCCGTCCCGTTTGATCGGTCGGCCGAAGCCGACGAAACGCGCTTCTCTCGCCTCGTTGAATTCGAACGCAGCCATACCCTCACCGTCGAGCGGGGCGGCGAGCCAACACCCGAACTGCCGATGTCGGCGGAAACCATCCTGTCGCCAACGGTCTCGACCAGCGCCACGCGGGCGCTCGACGTCGTCTCAGGCGGCCTTCTTGAGCTGTTGGCCGACCACGCCCCCGACTTTGATGTCGAATGTGTCGACGGAGTTGTCATATTTAACGCCCCGGTTCGCATCAACCTCGCCGAGGCCCCCTTCTGGAGGCTGGTCGGAAGGTTTGTGAGCGCGGTCGAGGCCATTGAACGACAGCCAATTCACCAGAATGACGATCATCAGCGCGGAATCGAACCCGACCACCGCTCGCCGCTCATGCGCGAACGATTCAGCGGCACGGTTACGGCCAGAGCGACAACCCCAGCGCTGCACGTGCGCGAACGCTGGTGGATCGTTCGGAGCGTTCCACTCCTCGGCTCCGCAGCGGTGCTCTCGCTCATCTACGCAAAAATAAGCACACTGCCATAAGAGAGAAATGCGTGCCGGAAGGACTACTTCGAGGGGGGATTGATGTAGCCCTCCCGGCACTGGCAGAACCGAATATCGTACGAACTCAACACGCTAGCTAGGGGCGCTAGCGTCCGGTATACCGCAGAGTCTTTCGGCCCAGCCGATGGCAATATTTCGGGTCTAGGGTCCCTCAATATGCCAAGTCTGATATCTAGTTATGAACGCTGAAGGGTCGTCGGCACATCAGCCTGAACACACAGGCTTCGCTAACAACGCCTTCAATAGATAAGACTCAAAGGCACCGAAAAACTTACGCGGTTTAGAAAAGAAATCTAAAAGTTTGCCACAATTCTTGAATTGAGGACGCAATTTGGCGTCCGCGCAGGCTCACCGCTGCCAACCGACGTCAGTGATGAGCGGCCAAACCTACGATTGCTACCGAGGGATCGGCGCAAAGGTGTAATCAACCACGAACTTTCCGTCAACCTGCTTCAGCACAACCGTCACTGCTGTTGTGCCATCGGTCAGAGAAAAGATGCGGGCCTTCGCGTCTGACTCGTTTGACCCCTGCTCGGTAAAGCCCTCGTCTTTCAGCTGCTGCAGGACGGCGTCCTGCGCGGCTGCATCGTCAACGAGCACAGAGGCCGACCATCCGGTGTCCCCCATCTTGTCAGCCGCAAACACGGTGCCGTCAGCGAGCGGGACCGTCGTTGGGAATGCCGAAGGCAGGTCAACTGCCGTGTAATTTGGGTCGCTGTCTTGCGTGCAACCGGTGAGCGCAGGGGCGAGCAGGAGTCCGCCAAGAATTGCGATCGAAACGGTCAACTTACGATTCAGCATTGCTGTCCTTCGGGGGTAGATGCGGCCAGTTGGGTGGCTAGTTAATGACGACAAACCGGTCGATCGCGTCGATCAGGCGACCGGTCAAACCTGGGTTTGAGTCTATGTCATTTCGCGCAATAAGTGCCGTGTCGGGGTGGTCGGTAATCAGGCCATCCACCTCATCCCGCAGCATCTGTCGCTGCGCAGCGGGTGCGTTTACCGTCCAGACAAAAACTCCTTTTCCGTTGGCCCGTGCGTCGTCGCGCAGGCCGCTTGTATACGAGGCCTCCTCGATAACCACAAAGTCAGCAGTGGTCGGCGGCAGGTTCACCCCTGCAAGCGCAAAGATGTACCCGGCATAGACGTCAGGACGAAGCTGTTTCAGCCGCTCAATTGCAGGCTTATCGAGCGAATGGAACATGTTGTTGTCCATCGCTTGCAACTCCTCGAGTTCGCCAATCAGCAGCTCAACCATGTCGGGGCTCTCCCCGCCGTGGGTTTTGATCTCAATAAGGAGCGGCATGCCGAGTTCCTGCGCACGAACGACATAATCGCGAAGTGACGGAATGACCGCGGAATGGCCGGCAAGGTCTGTCACGGTCAGCGCGGTGAGCTCCTCAAGGGTGAGATCGGCAACCGCGAGGTCCTGCCCTGTGAGCCGTTGTAGGTTGACGTCGTGCATGACCACAAACTGGTTATCTTTGGTCTGCAACACGTCCATCTCGGTGAGATCGGCTCCAGCCTCGGCCGCAGCCTCCAACCCGGGAATCGTGTTTTCCACGCCACCGCCGCTAAACCCCCTGTGGCCAAGGATGAGCGTGTCTGGATGCGCTTCCAACGCTTCCATGACGGGATAGTTGACAATTGACAGGCCGGCAACGAGCGTCACAAGGGTTGCTCCAGCGAGCAGAGCCGGCCTGCGAAAGTCCTGGTTCGAGGCAACATTCGACTCAGGCTCGATTGGCGCAATGCCAGCGGGGCCCTTCCAATCTGTGCCAACGCGGTAGAGCTTGACCGTTGTTGAGACGAGTGCTGCGGTTGTCGCGCCAACCAAAAGAAACGTGAGGACCTGAGCGATTGCAAGACTGACAGAGGCGACCGCGGGGGCGGCAGCTGGCCACACCGCGTCGGCAAGCGCCGTCGGGAGCAGACTCAGCGCAAGCGTGGCTGAGATCAACACGGTACTCAGCAGGATAATCGCCGAAACAGTCACGATGATCGGGAGGGTAATCCCTTTTGTCATTCGCCAGCTTGTACGAAGAGGGCGAGCCTCTCCGGCAACAAAGGCGGGGATCGTCAGCACAAGTCGCGCGTTCACAAGCGCAAGTCCAAGTAGAAACAGGACGTACAGGATCGTTCCGGTTGTTGATTTAAGGAGCTCCCCCGAAACAAACGACGGCACCGCGATAGCCTGCGTGAGAACCGAGGCAAAGCCAAAGTTTCCGAGCGGGAGCACAACAAGCAAATAACCAACAAGCCAGGCAGAACGCGGCCTGAGCAGCAATCGTCCAAGGGCCTTCGCATCCGCCAGCAGCCCGGCAACCGTCACAGGGAGTCCAGACTGCAGCCGTGTGCTCATCAGCACAAGGGCCGCAAGCTGAAATGACAGGGCTATAAAGGCCACAACAACAACGGCGATGAGCAACACAACGGAGGTTGGCGTCGAGGCAAGGGTGATGACGCTCGACATTTCGAGGCCTCTCAGCCCAGCTGCGCCGACGGCAGACCGAAACAGCCAGCGGATGAGCGGAAGGGCAATCACGGCGACGGCCCCCTGCAGCACCGTGATAGCGGCGATGTAGACCAAACTGTTACTCACCAGTTGCTTCCAGGCGCTTGCGAGCAGAGCGGGCACGAGGGTCCAACGCGTGGCGAAACGTGTCACGGAGCGAACTACTTTCTGACCACAATCTCGGGTCGGCACTTCGGCGGGCTCGGAAGAAAGCGGGGGGCGAATTCAGCCGAGTAGGCCAAGTTCGATGGCGAGCGTCACCGCCCTGGTGCGATCGCCAACCCCTAGTTTCTCAAAGATCCGCACCAAGTGGGTTTTCACCGTCGCCTCAGAGATGAACAGCTCCGCGGCAATCTGACCGTTGGTGTATCCCCGAGACACGAGCGTGAGCACCTCCCGCTCCCTCGGACTGAGCGTTGGCGCATCCGCAGATGGCTGCGTTGCGGCGCGCATCCTTGTCACTAGCGCCTCGGCTATGGCTGGGGCAAGCACCGTGCCGCCAGTCGCGACCGAGCGCACGCCAGAGACGATCTCGTTCTCTGGCGAAGCCTTGAGCAAGTACCCGTTTGCTCCGGCCTCAATTGCGGCAAGAATGTTGTCGTCGCTTTCGTAGGTGGTGAGGATAAGCACCCTCGTTTGTGGATGCGCGGCACAAATTTGCGCCGTCGCTTGGACGCCGTCGCCGCCCGGCATCCTCAAATCCATGAGCACAACCTGAATGGGGTTGCCGTCGCGCTGCGCTTCAGCAACCCTGACAACGGCCTCAGGGCCGCTCCCTGCTTCGCCAACAACCGTAATGTCTGGCTGCCCAAGCAGCGTCGCCACAATGCCGGCGCGAACGATGGGGTGATCGTCAACAACCAAGACTCGGATGTTGCCACTCATTCGGGTGCTCCTTCTGTTTCGGCGGTGGGTTGTGACACATTCGGAAGGCTCACCGTCAATACCGCACCGTGGCCACGAAGGGTATCCGTTGCAGACTCTCCGTTCGCGAGGGTTAACGCGCCACCAACGAGCGCGAGCCGGTCGCGCATCCCGGCGAGGCCAAACTGGCCACCGTCGCCTTCCGGGTTAAACCCGCCGAGTGGCTGCTCGCCAAGCCCAATCCCGTTG from Lysinibacter cavernae harbors:
- the nadC gene encoding carboxylating nicotinate-nucleotide diphosphorylase, yielding MLTPTIVTEIVDRALREDAPWGDITAEAVIPVGAQASAQLVAREPGVMSGGAVFARAFELCDQSLLVERLVADGDTFSSGDVLATVSGPARPLLTAERVGLNFVQRMSGVATLTSAYVAAVAGTAARIADTRKTTPGLRAAEKYAVACGGGSNHRFGLSDAVMVKDNHLAVLQQQRGLGVTEALVSLRQSVGHTTHIEVEVDRLDQVEAVLAARIDTIMLDNFSLEDLRAGVTQIAGRALVEASGGVNLVTVGEIAATGVDVISVGALTHSARALDLGLDIVITGAP
- the nadB gene encoding L-aspartate oxidase; the encoded protein is MIVVVGSGLAGITAALAAADFDDVTMVTKAALEMSNTFAAQGGIAAALGDDDSAERHLMDTLAAGNGLVRASAARVLTAEGPQRIHDLIGLGVAFDRDASGNLARGLEAAHSRHRIVHAGGDATGAVIETALAQRIREGRVSVLEYRYVADIRLKDGRAAGVELLADDGTREVLDASAVVLATGGAGQLYSHTTNPAIATGDGVAAAARAGAVLCDLEFYQFHPTALAVEGNFLVSEAVRGAGAVLVDERGHRFMVDAHPAAELAPRDVVARTIATVMAEQGGRPVMLRAPGLGEPKAAAYLATRFPTINRVCAENGFDWAREPIPVTPAAHYWMGGIRTDHDGRTSIPGLFAAGEAANTGVHGANRLASNSLLEAVVFGRRAGVAAATGGHRDDHFDGGEPASVCALPPAVLGMEPTACDVRELMWSEVGLARDGNGLGRAATRLGEWAAALSIESQHGQDQAGRVSGATASMELLNLATLGHLIAVAASERDESRGAHLRTDARQSDPAKAFSRNYIFSAPYPATRNVCDLNRVDRLSRADRHLSRSA
- the nadA gene encoding quinolinate synthase NadA, with the translated sequence MTSVDELIRSIHEPRTDSHSGRPINLRTAGAAPSVSTCDTDLARDPWSIDQRPASTYGPGASVADLIPLGAPRQGKLPDEYTVATEAELERRIWDAKQALGDRVLILGHFYQRDEVVKFADFVGDSFQLARAATTQPQAEAIIFCGVHFMAETADILSKPQQAVILPNLAAGCSMADMANIDQVEDCWADLEALYGTEPDEQGRVPVIPVTYMNSSAAIKDFCGKRGGIVCTSSNAHTVLEWAFERGQRVVFFPDQHLGRNTAKAMGIPLEQMPMWNPNRELGGNTEQQLNEAKVILWNGFCSVHKRFSVAQIEQARAEHPGVRVVVHPECPMDVVDAADESGSTDYITKAIAAAPDGTTFAIGTEINLVQRLATQYPQHTIFCLDPVVCPCSTMYRIHPGYLAWTLERLLAGEVVNRISVDESVSEGSLLALERMLAAKP
- a CDS encoding NUDIX hydrolase, with the translated sequence MDYAAANVSERRFLPPRVAVSTVAFALRPPAEGANPHPSESEPHNITLWLPLVRRTRDPFRGQWALPGGPLTWNESLSDTSRRTLADTTGASPRYLEQLYAFGEPERSASDQRLVTIAYWALLTNDEIAGDTGVQTVSEPAAAQRSSGQLGNGQLSNVAWFSADSLPDLAFDHADIVNYALWRLRNKTEYSTVAYRFLGESFTLAQLRVVYEAVLGKQSDPANFRRQALASGHLRETGRVETGVGYRPAKLYSFSDVDHAASDTRRSS
- a CDS encoding glycerophosphoryl diester phosphodiesterase membrane domain-containing protein; its protein translation is MTRFATRWTLVPALLASAWKQLVSNSLVYIAAITVLQGAVAVIALPLIRWLFRSAVGAAGLRGLEMSSVITLASTPTSVVLLIAVVVVAFIALSFQLAALVLMSTRLQSGLPVTVAGLLADAKALGRLLLRPRSAWLVGYLLVVLPLGNFGFASVLTQAIAVPSFVSGELLKSTTGTILYVLFLLGLALVNARLVLTIPAFVAGEARPLRTSWRMTKGITLPIIVTVSAIILLSTVLISATLALSLLPTALADAVWPAAAPAVASVSLAIAQVLTFLLVGATTAALVSTTVKLYRVGTDWKGPAGIAPIEPESNVASNQDFRRPALLAGATLVTLVAGLSIVNYPVMEALEAHPDTLILGHRGFSGGGVENTIPGLEAAAEAGADLTEMDVLQTKDNQFVVMHDVNLQRLTGQDLAVADLTLEELTALTVTDLAGHSAVIPSLRDYVVRAQELGMPLLIEIKTHGGESPDMVELLIGELEELQAMDNNMFHSLDKPAIERLKQLRPDVYAGYIFALAGVNLPPTTADFVVIEEASYTSGLRDDARANGKGVFVWTVNAPAAQRQMLRDEVDGLITDHPDTALIARNDIDSNPGLTGRLIDAIDRFVVIN
- a CDS encoding response regulator; translation: MSGNIRVLVVDDHPIVRAGIVATLLGQPDITVVGEAGSGPEAVVRVAEAQRDGNPIQVVLMDLRMPGGDGVQATAQICAAHPQTRVLILTTYESDDNILAAIEAGANGYLLKASPENEIVSGVRSVATGGTVLAPAIAEALVTRMRAATQPSADAPTLSPREREVLTLVSRGYTNGQIAAELFISEATVKTHLVRIFEKLGVGDRTRAVTLAIELGLLG